The following are encoded in a window of Desulfobotulus pelophilus genomic DNA:
- a CDS encoding pancreas/duodenum homeobox protein 1: protein MVSKKWSTIFTPEKMKNLFPEDRSNSFFDALFGDPEEGAYDISLTFRGEGAEDVLDFAFVLEQRPGKCLVCSLTYGLPDVFMRHPVINVKGLVSDLVAAIGENAQCKSWELGPTREISRSSHEIPLRLTIVSGME, encoded by the coding sequence ATGGTATCAAAAAAATGGAGCACCATTTTCACACCCGAAAAAATGAAAAATTTATTTCCAGAAGATCGTTCCAATTCTTTTTTCGATGCACTGTTTGGGGATCCTGAGGAAGGAGCCTATGATATCAGCCTTACATTCCGGGGGGAAGGGGCAGAAGATGTACTGGATTTCGCTTTTGTGCTGGAACAGAGGCCTGGAAAGTGCCTTGTCTGCAGCCTGACCTATGGTTTGCCAGATGTTTTTATGCGTCACCCCGTGATCAATGTAAAAGGGCTTGTTTCCGATCTTGTTGCAGCCATTGGAGAGAATGCACAATGCAAGAGCTGGGAACTTGGTCCAACGCGGGAAATAAGCCGTTCCTCCCATGAAATCCCCTTACGCCTCACGATTGTTTCTGGCATGGAGTAA
- a CDS encoding NCS2 family permease — protein MTAQLANLFKLAENRTTARQEVIAGLTTFLTMAYIIFVNPTILEKAGMDKGALITATILAAGFATILVGLWANVPFGMAPGMGLNAFFAYTLVQGQEMAWQTALGVVFISGIFFLLLTLLGVRKWIIAAIPVELRLGTAAGIGLFITFIGLQNLGLIVQHPVTMVGLGKLTTPVILGLGGLALIAILEVMRIRGSILIGIIVTTILGMLSGVVSAPEKLFSTPPSIAPIFMQLDILSALKWGFAGAIFSFMFVDLFDSIGTVVACSYEAEMVEEDGTIRSIDRVLEADAVATVAGALMGTSTTTTYVESGAGIAEGGRTGLTALTTGLLFLSALLVTPFIAVVPAFATAPALIVVGVFMFKNVHKIDFQTFETAFPAFLTIILMPLTYSISMGLCVGFLSFILVSSFSGKIRTIHPVMWIIGAFSLVELLLKAL, from the coding sequence ATGACCGCACAGTTAGCTAATCTTTTTAAACTTGCAGAAAACAGAACAACAGCACGTCAGGAAGTGATAGCAGGCCTTACCACCTTTCTGACCATGGCCTACATCATTTTCGTGAATCCCACCATATTGGAAAAAGCGGGAATGGACAAGGGAGCACTGATCACAGCAACTATCCTTGCTGCTGGCTTTGCGACCATACTCGTTGGGCTTTGGGCCAATGTGCCGTTTGGAATGGCGCCGGGCATGGGTTTGAATGCTTTTTTTGCCTACACTCTGGTTCAGGGGCAGGAGATGGCGTGGCAGACTGCTCTCGGTGTTGTTTTCATATCCGGTATCTTTTTTCTCCTGCTCACCCTGCTGGGTGTCCGAAAATGGATTATAGCCGCCATACCTGTGGAGTTACGTCTGGGAACCGCTGCGGGTATTGGTCTTTTCATTACATTTATCGGGCTTCAGAATCTTGGTCTGATTGTCCAGCATCCGGTTACCATGGTTGGTCTCGGTAAATTGACGACACCGGTTATCCTTGGGCTTGGAGGACTGGCATTGATAGCCATCCTTGAAGTGATGCGTATTCGGGGTTCCATACTTATCGGAATTATTGTCACAACTATTTTAGGTATGTTATCTGGTGTGGTGAGCGCTCCGGAGAAACTTTTTTCTACGCCTCCATCCATTGCTCCCATTTTCATGCAGCTGGACATTTTGTCTGCTCTGAAATGGGGGTTCGCTGGTGCCATCTTTTCGTTTATGTTTGTTGATCTTTTTGATTCCATAGGCACGGTTGTGGCGTGCTCTTATGAAGCAGAGATGGTGGAAGAAGATGGAACCATCCGGTCCATTGACAGGGTCCTTGAAGCGGATGCAGTGGCTACGGTTGCCGGTGCTCTCATGGGAACGAGCACGACCACTACTTATGTGGAATCCGGCGCCGGTATTGCAGAAGGTGGGCGAACAGGTCTTACGGCTCTGACAACGGGCCTTCTGTTCCTTTCAGCACTTCTTGTTACGCCTTTTATTGCCGTTGTACCTGCATTCGCAACGGCTCCGGCTCTTATTGTTGTGGGCGTATTCATGTTTAAAAATGTTCATAAAATTGATTTTCAGACATTTGAAACGGCTTTTCCGGCTTTTCTGACCATTATTTTGATGCCCTTGACCTACAGCATCAGCATGGGACTTTGTGTGGGGTTTCTCTCTTTTATTCTTGTATCATCGTTTTCAGGGAAAATTCGGACTATTCATCCTGTTATGTGGATTATTGGTGCTTTTTCTCTTGTTGAACTCCTGCTGAAAGCCTTATAA
- a CDS encoding phosphoribosyltransferase: MEAAPNKVYISAGQMEQDCWAFAKDLFRKGLNFDLFVGVTRGGAQVSIYMQEVFSVLTGKMKGYATIQARSYEGFFDARNNVEVDNVESVIRHVKPGIRILVIDDIFDRGKTFEAVKDAIIRELPYPDVHLSLAALYYKPENSQVSIRPDYFYRIFASRDWLVLPHELDGLTRDEMTAKGFVWP; this comes from the coding sequence ATGGAAGCTGCCCCTAATAAAGTGTATATCAGTGCCGGGCAGATGGAGCAGGATTGCTGGGCGTTTGCTAAGGATCTTTTCAGAAAGGGTCTGAATTTTGATCTTTTTGTTGGTGTAACCCGTGGTGGAGCCCAGGTATCCATCTATATGCAGGAAGTGTTCAGTGTTCTTACGGGCAAAATGAAGGGATACGCAACCATACAGGCTCGATCCTATGAGGGGTTTTTTGATGCCCGAAATAATGTGGAAGTGGACAATGTCGAGTCCGTAATTCGTCATGTGAAACCCGGCATCCGAATTCTTGTGATTGATGATATTTTTGACAGAGGGAAAACCTTTGAAGCTGTCAAGGATGCCATTATAAGGGAACTTCCCTATCCGGATGTGCATTTGTCCCTGGCGGCACTTTATTATAAACCGGAGAACAGTCAGGTTTCCATACGGCCGGATTATTTCTACCGAATTTTTGCTTCCCGAGACTGGCTGGTCCTGCCCCACGAACTGGATGGTTTAACCAGAGACGAGATGACTGCAAAAGGTTTTGTCTG